A DNA window from Streptomyces canus contains the following coding sequences:
- a CDS encoding carbohydrate ABC transporter permease, whose amino-acid sequence MTLIEEPTKTRPVRRLTEPDPAARSRGGQRFLLVGLSLASVYSLFPVWWLIVASTKDRTGLYQSNGLWFSGWHLWDNLHQLFTYEHGIFLRWTANSFLYAGVGSLGGTLLALATGYGLARFDFPGRNLVFACVVGSFLIPIALLTLPLYLLFSEIGLVDTPWAMLIPCLINPFSVYLAKVYTEATIPFELLEAARIDGAGELRIFFSIVLRMMTTGGATVFLLAFVNTWNAFFLPLTVLRGENNWTLNIGLYNWSGKRLESGVDLTSLVLTGALLSIVPMAIMMVAMRRYWRSGVTLGALK is encoded by the coding sequence ATGACCCTCATCGAGGAACCTACGAAGACCCGGCCCGTCCGTCGTCTCACCGAGCCCGATCCGGCGGCCCGTTCGCGGGGCGGGCAGCGGTTTCTGCTCGTCGGGCTGTCCCTCGCGAGCGTCTACAGCCTCTTTCCGGTGTGGTGGCTGATCGTCGCCTCCACCAAGGACCGCACCGGGCTCTACCAGTCCAACGGCCTGTGGTTCTCCGGCTGGCATCTGTGGGACAACCTGCATCAGCTGTTCACCTACGAGCACGGCATCTTCCTGCGCTGGACGGCGAATTCCTTTCTCTACGCCGGTGTCGGCTCGCTGGGTGGCACGTTGCTGGCGCTGGCAACCGGTTACGGCCTCGCGCGCTTCGACTTCCCGGGCCGCAACCTCGTCTTCGCGTGCGTGGTCGGTTCCTTCCTGATCCCGATCGCGCTGCTCACGCTGCCGCTGTACCTGCTGTTCTCGGAGATCGGCCTGGTGGACACTCCCTGGGCGATGCTGATCCCCTGTCTGATCAACCCGTTCAGCGTGTACCTCGCCAAGGTGTACACCGAGGCCACGATCCCCTTCGAGCTCCTGGAGGCGGCTCGTATCGACGGTGCCGGGGAGCTCAGGATCTTCTTCAGCATCGTGCTGCGGATGATGACCACGGGTGGCGCGACGGTGTTCCTGCTGGCCTTCGTGAACACCTGGAACGCGTTCTTCCTGCCGCTGACGGTGCTGCGCGGCGAGAACAACTGGACGCTCAACATCGGTCTCTACAACTGGTCCGGCAAACGGCTGGAGTCCGGCGTCGACCTCACCAGTCTGGTCCTCACCGGCGCCCTGCTGTCCATCGTCCCGATGGCGATCATGATGGTCGCGATGCGCCGCTACTGGCGTTCCGGAGTCACCCTCGGAGCCCTCAAGTGA
- a CDS encoding LacI family DNA-binding transcriptional regulator yields MVRTGSASVAAGPTLAVVAREAGVSVPTASKVVNGREDVAPETRRRVTEALDRLGYVRRPRFDAAKASGLVDLVVHSLETSWSGAVLHGVEAAAHDAGLEVVVSAGPNRTRVGRPERGWLDKLTARGSSGVLFNLAELTSSQYGWLDQHRIPYVLIDPVLEPPPGVVSVGAANWQGGVTATEHLLALGHERIAVVAGHQRKMCSSARVAGYRSALAAAGTRQRPEYVRHAGFDESAAHRRTLELLDLPEPPTAVFACSDRMALGVYEALAERGLRVPDDISVVGFDDLPEARWTTPALTTVRQPLSEMAATALRLLVRMMEGDRPESTRTELSTRLVERASTAPPAG; encoded by the coding sequence ATGGTCCGCACGGGGAGTGCGAGCGTGGCGGCCGGTCCGACGCTGGCGGTCGTGGCCCGGGAGGCGGGCGTGTCGGTGCCGACCGCCTCCAAGGTGGTCAACGGGCGGGAGGACGTGGCCCCCGAGACCCGCCGCCGGGTCACCGAGGCGCTGGACCGGCTCGGCTACGTCCGCAGACCGAGGTTCGACGCGGCGAAGGCGTCGGGACTGGTCGACCTGGTCGTGCACTCGCTGGAGACCTCCTGGTCGGGGGCGGTGCTGCACGGCGTGGAGGCGGCCGCCCACGACGCGGGTCTCGAGGTGGTCGTCTCGGCCGGGCCGAACCGCACCCGGGTCGGGCGCCCGGAGCGCGGCTGGCTGGACAAGCTCACCGCGCGCGGCTCCTCCGGGGTGCTGTTCAACCTGGCCGAGCTGACGTCGTCGCAGTACGGCTGGCTGGACCAGCACCGCATCCCGTACGTCCTGATCGACCCGGTCCTGGAGCCGCCGCCGGGCGTCGTCTCGGTGGGCGCGGCGAACTGGCAGGGCGGGGTGACGGCGACCGAGCACCTGCTGGCGCTGGGGCATGAACGCATCGCGGTCGTCGCCGGCCACCAGCGCAAGATGTGCAGCAGCGCGCGCGTGGCGGGCTACCGTTCCGCGCTCGCGGCGGCGGGGACACGGCAGCGGCCGGAGTACGTCCGCCACGCCGGCTTCGACGAGAGCGCGGCCCACCGCCGCACGCTGGAACTCCTGGACCTGCCCGAACCGCCCACCGCTGTCTTCGCCTGCTCCGACCGCATGGCCCTCGGCGTGTACGAGGCCCTGGCCGAACGGGGCCTGCGCGTCCCGGACGACATCAGCGTCGTGGGCTTCGACGACCTGCCCGAGGCCCGCTGGACCACCCCGGCCCTCACCACGGTCCGCCAGCCCCTGTCGGAGATGGCGGCGACGGCCCTGCGCCTGCTGGTCCGCATGATGGAGGGCGACCGCCCGGAGAGCACCCGGACCGAGCTGTCGACGCGGTTGGTGGAGCGGGCGAGCAC
- a CDS encoding extracellular solute-binding protein produces the protein MRPHAGAAVSRRRFLSLSAGGAVAGAAALSGCAMRVSSAVGGSGETVTVMAKADDISPELIKQAQKDIGVKINTVLYSPSKLIAMMTNGNPPDLVRGVGAVDAPYYAARGVMEDLDPYFAKSSVLRPADLDPVNDLWRYDGRTQGKGPRYGMAKDFSQDSMFWYNTALFDQADVDYPPELDPVTYEEWLDKAKRLTRRRNGQTTVFGGSYNGVLTPNLLASLTVAAGGNLFTDGYSRVDFTTPEARKALGWYIDYCRTKVGPSIIQPDPNTWDGPTFQANRLAMSNSGYWLGGLINADKKLAPLSRLAPAPYFEGGRRVSPCQAGTGFWIPSKSHHKDAAWRVFEWFFGEAPAKARASGGWGIPTLKSLRPLMPAQEDYQKRVLTVQEAELKHYSVIAFTPYATADSLLALFNQIAPAAMNGAISVDTLAGRLNSAMNDQLKRGKEQV, from the coding sequence GTGCGCCCACATGCCGGTGCCGCGGTGAGCCGCCGCCGTTTTCTCTCCCTTTCCGCAGGCGGTGCGGTGGCGGGGGCGGCGGCGCTGAGCGGCTGTGCGATGCGGGTGTCGAGTGCGGTCGGCGGCTCCGGCGAGACCGTCACGGTCATGGCCAAGGCCGACGACATCTCGCCGGAGCTGATCAAGCAGGCCCAGAAGGACATCGGCGTCAAGATCAACACGGTGCTGTACAGCCCCAGCAAGCTGATCGCGATGATGACCAACGGCAACCCGCCCGACCTGGTGCGCGGTGTCGGTGCCGTGGACGCCCCGTACTACGCGGCCCGGGGCGTGATGGAGGACCTGGACCCGTACTTCGCCAAGAGCAGCGTCCTCAGGCCGGCCGACCTGGACCCGGTCAACGACCTGTGGCGTTACGACGGCCGTACCCAGGGCAAGGGCCCGCGCTACGGCATGGCGAAGGACTTCTCCCAGGACTCGATGTTCTGGTACAACACCGCGCTGTTCGACCAGGCGGACGTCGACTATCCGCCCGAGCTGGACCCGGTCACCTACGAGGAGTGGCTGGACAAGGCCAAGCGGCTCACCCGCCGCAGGAACGGCCAGACCACCGTGTTCGGCGGCAGCTACAACGGCGTGCTCACCCCCAACCTCCTGGCGAGCCTCACCGTGGCCGCCGGCGGGAACCTCTTCACCGACGGGTACTCCCGGGTCGACTTCACCACCCCGGAGGCCCGCAAGGCACTGGGCTGGTACATCGACTACTGCCGGACCAAGGTCGGGCCCAGCATCATCCAGCCCGACCCCAACACCTGGGACGGGCCCACCTTCCAGGCGAACCGGCTCGCCATGTCGAACTCGGGCTACTGGCTCGGCGGCCTGATCAACGCGGACAAGAAACTCGCGCCGCTCTCCCGGCTCGCTCCCGCGCCGTACTTCGAGGGCGGCCGACGGGTCAGTCCCTGCCAGGCCGGCACCGGCTTCTGGATCCCGAGCAAGTCGCACCACAAGGACGCCGCCTGGCGGGTCTTCGAGTGGTTCTTCGGCGAGGCACCGGCCAAGGCGCGCGCCTCCGGCGGCTGGGGCATCCCGACCCTGAAGTCGCTGCGTCCGCTGATGCCCGCCCAGGAGGACTACCAGAAGCGGGTGTTGACGGTGCAGGAGGCCGAGCTGAAGCACTACTCGGTGATCGCCTTCACGCCGTACGCCACCGCGGACTCGCTCCTCGCCCTCTTCAACCAGATCGCCCCGGCCGCCATGAACGGCGCCATCTCCGTCGACACCCTCGCGGGGCGCCTGAACTCGGCCATGAACGATCAGCTCAAGCGCGGTAAGGAGCAGGTGTGA
- a CDS encoding ABC transporter substrate-binding protein produces the protein MNFSSPRRRFARIAVAGLALSGLLTACGGSDDSGDSQSSGPVTLPFWGWANGQDAVVKAFNASHKNIQLKYTKVTDQLTMQKQLTNAVKAGNAPCLVQNTAEYVTSWVAQGALADITQYVEGEKSKFNTGSWASAQVQGKSYGVPTSSSPNFTIYRTDIFKKYGIKAPTTWDEFIAAGKELKKHGIKITNYAGEDPSTLEVLAMQAGAHWYSIDGNSWKVDFQDADTLKAAKVIQEIIDNDLNSKLSFADYAAVQRNYDNGGTATRQISTWQMAGMVQNFTKSFGDWGLSPWPTFTGEAAKTPAGTNLTGSVTLVTKGCKNQEQAAEAALWMSTNTGAVKTMANPETGNGVMPALADSDAYVPEAISQKLLGDNYQPAQQIVKDSLKTVTTDWTFGPNWTAMFTEMQAGWAKVVSKEQTVTQLLAHMQEWTVNDLKSRGISVKG, from the coding sequence ATGAACTTCAGCAGCCCCCGGAGAAGGTTCGCCCGCATCGCCGTTGCGGGACTCGCGTTGTCAGGTCTGCTCACCGCGTGCGGCGGGTCGGACGATTCCGGCGACTCGCAGTCGTCGGGGCCTGTCACCCTCCCCTTCTGGGGCTGGGCCAACGGCCAGGACGCCGTCGTCAAGGCGTTCAACGCCTCGCACAAGAACATCCAGCTGAAGTACACGAAGGTCACCGACCAGCTGACGATGCAGAAGCAGCTGACCAACGCGGTCAAGGCGGGCAACGCGCCCTGCCTGGTCCAGAACACCGCCGAATACGTCACCAGTTGGGTCGCGCAGGGCGCGCTCGCCGACATCACCCAGTACGTCGAGGGCGAGAAGAGCAAGTTCAACACCGGGTCGTGGGCGAGCGCGCAGGTGCAGGGTAAGTCGTACGGCGTGCCGACCAGTTCGTCGCCGAACTTCACCATCTACCGCACCGACATCTTCAAGAAGTACGGCATCAAGGCCCCGACGACCTGGGACGAGTTCATCGCCGCGGGCAAGGAGCTGAAGAAGCACGGCATCAAGATCACCAACTACGCCGGTGAGGACCCGAGCACACTCGAAGTGCTGGCCATGCAGGCCGGGGCGCACTGGTACTCCATCGACGGCAACTCCTGGAAGGTGGACTTCCAGGACGCGGACACGCTGAAGGCCGCCAAGGTGATCCAGGAGATCATCGACAACGACCTCAACAGCAAGTTGTCGTTCGCCGACTACGCCGCCGTGCAGCGCAACTACGACAACGGCGGGACCGCCACCCGGCAGATCTCGACGTGGCAGATGGCCGGCATGGTGCAGAACTTCACCAAGTCCTTCGGGGACTGGGGGCTGTCGCCCTGGCCGACGTTCACCGGTGAGGCCGCCAAGACCCCGGCGGGCACCAACCTGACCGGCAGTGTGACGCTGGTGACCAAGGGGTGCAAGAACCAGGAGCAGGCCGCCGAGGCCGCCCTGTGGATGTCCACGAACACCGGCGCGGTCAAGACGATGGCGAACCCGGAGACGGGCAACGGCGTGATGCCGGCGCTGGCCGACAGTGACGCGTACGTGCCCGAGGCGATCTCCCAGAAGCTGCTCGGCGACAACTACCAGCCGGCGCAGCAGATCGTGAAGGACAGCCTGAAGACCGTCACCACCGACTGGACCTTCGGGCCGAACTGGACCGCGATGTTCACCGAGATGCAGGCCGGCTGGGCCAAGGTGGTCAGCAAGGAGCAGACGGTGACCCAGCTCCTCGCCCACATGCAGGAGTGGACGGTCAACGACCTGAAGTCCCGCGGCATCAGCGTCAAGGGCTAG
- a CDS encoding LacI family DNA-binding transcriptional regulator, with the protein MSQRKASGDVGRATIRDVAERAGVSVASVSRVLSGNYPVSEDLRRKVMKVVRDLDYVTNAHARSLAGGGTPTVAILINNITGAAFAHVAKGVEGAATLRGWLSLVGTTGDDPERELALVNLMRQQGVAAVVLLGGAYDYDEYQLRMARFARSLDAAGSHLVLVGRPPLEGAVPATTVDYDNEGGAYAMASHLLSAGHRKVLVLPGHAELTTAQGRLKGARRAFEAYGVPFEATMVRHGPYDYEHGYAAVEECLRDGLAFTAVLAGTDVVAAGAMQALRAGGLRVPEDVSIVGYDDIPLASQLTPQLTTVHVPYEEMGRVALRAVADRREGGGARRKGADGDHLVLGTHVVVRHSVRPPAQPR; encoded by the coding sequence GTGAGTCAGCGCAAGGCGTCCGGGGACGTCGGACGGGCCACCATCCGGGACGTGGCCGAGCGGGCCGGGGTGTCCGTGGCCAGTGTGTCGCGCGTGTTGTCCGGGAACTATCCGGTCTCCGAGGACCTGCGCCGCAAGGTGATGAAGGTCGTGCGCGACCTGGACTACGTCACCAACGCGCATGCCCGGTCGCTCGCCGGGGGCGGCACACCCACCGTCGCGATCCTCATCAACAACATCACCGGCGCCGCGTTCGCCCACGTGGCCAAGGGAGTCGAGGGCGCCGCCACACTGCGCGGCTGGCTCTCCCTGGTGGGGACCACCGGAGACGATCCCGAGCGCGAGCTCGCCCTCGTCAACCTCATGCGCCAGCAGGGGGTCGCCGCCGTGGTGCTGCTCGGCGGCGCCTACGACTACGACGAGTACCAGCTGCGTATGGCCCGGTTCGCCCGTTCCCTGGACGCCGCCGGGTCGCATCTCGTGCTGGTGGGACGGCCTCCGCTGGAAGGTGCCGTGCCGGCCACGACCGTCGACTACGACAACGAGGGCGGCGCCTACGCCATGGCCAGCCATCTGCTGTCGGCCGGGCACCGAAAGGTGCTCGTACTGCCGGGACATGCCGAACTCACCACCGCCCAGGGGCGGCTGAAGGGGGCCCGGCGCGCCTTCGAGGCGTACGGCGTGCCGTTCGAGGCCACCATGGTGCGACACGGGCCCTACGACTACGAGCACGGGTACGCGGCCGTCGAGGAATGCCTGCGCGACGGACTCGCCTTCACCGCCGTTCTCGCCGGGACCGATGTCGTCGCCGCCGGTGCCATGCAGGCCTTGCGCGCGGGCGGGCTGCGGGTGCCCGAGGACGTGTCGATCGTCGGGTACGACGACATCCCGCTCGCCTCCCAGCTCACCCCGCAGCTCACCACCGTCCACGTGCCCTACGAGGAGATGGGACGGGTCGCCCTGCGGGCCGTCGCCGATCGGCGTGAAGGCGGCGGGGCGCGACGCAAGGGAGCCGACGGGGACCATCTGGTGCTGGGCACCCATGTCGTCGTACGGCACTCCGTACGGCCGCCCGCACAACCCCGCTAG
- a CDS encoding hydroxyacid dehydrogenase produces MPSPQPPRAVFAMDPVHLPLLFPPPLMTRLSKAAGLDPALVVQDFTDPVAADALARADVLITGWGCPRLDAGVLTAAPRLRTVLHAAGSVRSLVGDAVWERGITVSSAVTGNALPVAEYTLAMILLCGKEAFEHRERFRATHAYPPPAETAAMGNVGRRVGVIGASRVGRRLLELLRPFDFTVLLHDPYVSPAEAAALGAELLSLDDLLRHSDIVSLHAPDIPDTYRMLDRARLGLIRDGGVLINTSRGALVDPDALTDELVSGRLRAVLDVTEPEPLPAGSPLYRLPNVFLTPHIAGSLGNELERLGRIVVEELERLVAGVGLEHEVRYADMARVA; encoded by the coding sequence ATGCCCAGCCCTCAGCCACCCAGGGCCGTGTTCGCGATGGATCCCGTGCACCTCCCCCTGCTCTTCCCCCCGCCCCTGATGACCCGGCTGAGCAAGGCCGCCGGCCTCGACCCCGCGCTCGTCGTCCAGGACTTCACCGACCCCGTCGCGGCGGACGCCCTGGCCCGCGCCGACGTGCTGATCACCGGCTGGGGCTGCCCCCGCCTCGACGCCGGCGTCCTCACCGCCGCGCCCCGGCTGCGGACCGTCCTGCACGCCGCGGGCTCCGTCCGCTCCCTCGTCGGCGACGCCGTGTGGGAACGCGGGATCACCGTCTCCAGCGCCGTCACCGGCAACGCGCTGCCGGTCGCGGAGTACACGCTCGCGATGATCCTCCTGTGCGGGAAGGAAGCCTTCGAACACCGGGAGCGGTTCCGGGCCACCCATGCGTATCCGCCGCCCGCCGAGACCGCGGCCATGGGGAACGTGGGGCGGCGGGTGGGGGTCATCGGGGCGTCCCGGGTGGGGCGGCGGTTGCTGGAACTGCTGCGGCCGTTCGACTTCACGGTCCTGTTGCACGACCCGTACGTGAGTCCCGCGGAGGCCGCCGCGCTGGGAGCCGAACTCCTGTCGCTGGACGACCTGTTGAGGCACAGTGACATCGTTTCGCTGCATGCGCCCGATATTCCGGACACCTATCGGATGCTCGACAGAGCCCGGCTCGGGTTGATCCGGGACGGGGGTGTGCTCATCAACACCTCCCGGGGAGCGCTGGTCGATCCCGACGCGCTGACCGACGAGCTGGTCTCCGGACGGCTGCGTGCGGTGCTCGACGTCACCGAGCCCGAGCCGCTGCCCGCGGGGTCGCCGCTGTACCGGCTGCCCAACGTGTTCCTCACACCGCACATCGCCGGGTCGCTCGGGAACGAGCTGGAGCGGCTCGGGCGGATCGTGGTGGAGGAGTTGGAACGGCTGGTGGCGGGGGTGGGGTTGGAACATGAGGTGCGGTATGCGGATATGGCTCGAGTGGCTTGA
- a CDS encoding carbohydrate ABC transporter permease codes for MTVDHIPSVADRRGSAPAPGPVTSRPHTSIATRRHRAFYMFASPWIIGFALLTIAPMAYALWLSFTTFDGISPRWHYVGFGNYRELFSDSQTWKSLGRTGLFAITSVPLSIIAGLGLAVLVNRPLKARGLFRTLLYLPAVVPPVGAGIAFKQLFDQNSGAANGVLNVFGIDALGWLADPYARYVLIMTVLWTAGNIMIISLAGLQDIPRELLEAARIDGASAWRSFRSITVPLLSPVLLFQTVTGVIASVQTIMPLLLAPDPTPAGITALPQSNYLYMMHVFAEYFAFGRYGYASALLWVLFVLILVATGLIFKATSGVVFYNVDPEAKK; via the coding sequence ATGACGGTCGATCACATACCGTCGGTCGCGGACCGGCGCGGTTCCGCACCGGCGCCGGGGCCGGTCACCTCCCGGCCGCACACCTCCATCGCCACCCGCAGGCACCGGGCGTTCTACATGTTCGCCTCGCCCTGGATCATCGGCTTCGCGCTGCTGACCATCGCCCCGATGGCGTACGCGCTGTGGCTGAGCTTCACCACCTTCGACGGCATCTCGCCCCGCTGGCACTACGTCGGATTCGGCAACTACCGCGAGCTGTTCTCCGACTCGCAGACCTGGAAGTCGCTCGGCCGCACCGGCCTGTTCGCGATCACCTCGGTGCCCCTGTCGATCATCGCCGGACTCGGGCTCGCCGTTCTGGTGAACCGGCCGCTCAAGGCACGTGGGCTGTTCCGCACCCTGCTCTATCTGCCGGCGGTGGTGCCCCCGGTGGGCGCGGGGATCGCGTTCAAGCAGCTCTTCGACCAGAACTCCGGTGCGGCGAACGGTGTGTTGAACGTCTTCGGCATCGACGCCCTCGGCTGGCTCGCCGACCCCTACGCCCGCTACGTACTGATCATGACGGTGCTCTGGACCGCCGGAAACATCATGATCATCTCGCTGGCCGGGCTCCAGGACATCCCCCGTGAGCTCCTCGAAGCGGCCCGTATCGACGGCGCGAGCGCCTGGCGGAGCTTCCGCAGCATCACGGTGCCGTTGCTGTCGCCGGTGCTGCTCTTCCAGACCGTGACCGGGGTCATCGCCTCGGTGCAGACCATCATGCCGCTGCTGCTGGCCCCCGACCCGACCCCGGCCGGCATCACCGCACTCCCGCAGTCCAACTACCTCTACATGATGCACGTGTTCGCGGAGTACTTCGCGTTCGGCCGCTACGGCTACGCCTCCGCGCTGCTGTGGGTGCTCTTCGTCCTGATCCTCGTCGCGACCGGACTGATCTTCAAGGCCACGTCCGGCGTGGTGTTCTACAACGTCGACCCGGAGGCGAAGAAGTGA
- a CDS encoding family 43 glycosylhydrolase: MTLLHNPVIRGFAPDPSMVRVGDWYYVATSSFEWFPTIPLHRSRDLAHWEYAGHVEGAVPGNSLAGVPDSGGIWAPSLSWDGERFWVVYSIVRSVGTPYFDTDTYVCTATEAVGEWTAPRRIASHGFDPALFHDEGRLWLLNLQNDHRPGGRRFAGIVLTELDRETLTPVGDTHLLLQHERLVEGPKLVRKDGWYHLVLAEGGTGFEHGVLVARSREITGPYELDERPLLTSRDDPSLPLQKAGHGELVQLPDGSWVLSHLTARPLNTPDGPRCPLGRETAIQAVTWDADGWPRLRHGGPHPSTEVDVSTHPRLEGGAAAPAHPGPEAQPGTPPTHPGPQAQLGAPAPAPAPAPAPAQRHPAVQPAAPTHPRPQAQPGTQNHPRPEDKTPAPAQPHPAIDTTAPLHPRPQPQTVTPAHPEPQARPGSQTHPGPQTQPGVPAHPGSQAHPDTPAQPHPAVRTAVPTHPRSSKQLALSGDPLGWPWSTLRAAPDPSWVDAGARPGWIRLRGRHGPESWWAHSLLAQRITEHRAEAEVTVAARPTTFTQAAGLVLWYNTESYLALDLTWAEPEGEEQRGQQWRGGGRTVLSLVERDEGSTRQVAVVDVQTESAFTLGVTVEDGVARFWRVDGDGARIPVGPELDFTRLSDDHGSKLRFTGAMAGIHAVDLVGAVFTADFTGFRLSCG, translated from the coding sequence GTGACCCTGCTGCACAACCCGGTGATCCGCGGCTTCGCCCCCGACCCGTCGATGGTGCGGGTCGGCGACTGGTACTACGTGGCGACCAGTTCTTTCGAGTGGTTCCCGACGATCCCGCTGCACCGCTCGCGCGACCTCGCACACTGGGAGTACGCGGGCCATGTCGAGGGCGCCGTCCCGGGCAACTCGCTTGCGGGCGTCCCGGATTCGGGCGGCATCTGGGCCCCCTCCCTGAGCTGGGACGGCGAGCGGTTCTGGGTGGTCTACTCGATCGTCCGCTCGGTCGGAACGCCGTACTTCGACACGGACACCTATGTCTGTACGGCGACGGAGGCCGTCGGCGAGTGGACGGCACCGCGGCGGATCGCGAGCCATGGCTTCGACCCCGCGCTCTTCCACGACGAGGGCCGGCTGTGGCTGCTCAACCTCCAGAACGACCACCGCCCCGGCGGCCGGCGTTTCGCGGGGATCGTGCTGACCGAGCTGGACCGGGAGACGCTGACGCCGGTCGGTGACACGCACCTGCTGCTCCAGCACGAACGGCTCGTCGAGGGACCGAAGCTGGTCCGCAAGGACGGCTGGTATCACCTCGTCCTCGCCGAGGGCGGCACCGGTTTCGAGCACGGGGTACTGGTTGCCCGCAGCCGGGAGATCACCGGCCCGTACGAGCTGGACGAGCGGCCCCTGCTGACGTCCCGCGACGACCCTTCGCTGCCCCTGCAGAAGGCCGGCCATGGCGAACTGGTCCAACTCCCCGACGGAAGCTGGGTATTGAGCCACCTCACGGCCCGCCCGCTGAACACACCGGACGGCCCGCGCTGCCCACTCGGCCGTGAGACGGCCATCCAAGCGGTGACCTGGGACGCAGACGGCTGGCCGAGGCTGCGGCACGGGGGTCCGCATCCTTCGACCGAGGTCGACGTATCGACGCACCCGCGACTGGAGGGCGGGGCCGCCGCCCCGGCACATCCAGGACCAGAGGCCCAGCCCGGCACACCACCGACCCACCCCGGGCCACAGGCTCAGCTCGGCGCACCAGCACCAGCACCAGCACCAGCACCAGCACCAGCACAACGGCACCCGGCAGTCCAGCCCGCCGCACCAACGCACCCGCGGCCACAGGCCCAGCCCGGCACACAGAACCACCCACGACCAGAGGACAAGACCCCCGCACCCGCACAACCACACCCGGCAATCGACACCACCGCACCACTACACCCGCGACCACAGCCCCAGACCGTTACCCCAGCCCATCCTGAGCCGCAGGCCCGGCCCGGCTCACAGACACACCCAGGGCCGCAGACCCAGCCCGGCGTGCCAGCACACCCCGGGTCCCAGGCCCACCCGGACACCCCCGCACAACCGCACCCGGCGGTCCGGACCGCCGTACCCACGCACCCGCGGTCGTCCAAGCAACTCGCGCTCTCGGGCGACCCGTTGGGCTGGCCCTGGAGCACGCTGCGGGCCGCGCCCGATCCCTCGTGGGTGGACGCCGGCGCCCGTCCTGGCTGGATCCGGCTGCGTGGGCGGCACGGGCCGGAGTCGTGGTGGGCGCACAGTCTGCTGGCCCAGCGGATCACCGAGCACCGGGCGGAGGCCGAGGTCACCGTGGCGGCCCGGCCGACCACGTTCACCCAGGCCGCCGGTCTGGTGCTCTGGTACAACACCGAGTCCTATCTGGCCCTCGACCTGACCTGGGCGGAGCCCGAGGGCGAGGAGCAGCGCGGCCAGCAGTGGCGGGGCGGCGGACGGACCGTGCTCAGCCTGGTCGAGCGGGACGAGGGCAGCACCCGGCAGGTGGCCGTGGTCGACGTCCAGACGGAAAGCGCCTTCACGCTCGGCGTCACCGTGGAGGACGGGGTGGCCCGATTCTGGCGCGTGGACGGTGACGGCGCACGAATACCCGTCGGCCCGGAACTGGACTTCACCCGCCTCTCCGACGACCACGGATCCAAGCTCCGGTTCACGGGCGCGATGGCCGGAATCCATGCCGTGGACCTGGTCGGCGCGGTCTTCACGGCCGACTTCACCGGGTTCCGCCTGAGCTGCGGGTAG
- a CDS encoding carbohydrate ABC transporter permease: MIRSLRWKGAAFTVPFQLGFVFLYLLPIGYAVYQSLYRSQSSGLGLGGTTDEFSGLDNYQQGLTDSAFMGSVLRVVLFACVQIPIMLLVSLVLALFLDALSSRMAGRFRILLLVPYMIPGVVAAIVWLNLYSPDVGPLTPLGEIFGFSWNFFAPSMVWPSIGNLLTWHGIGYNMVIIYSALQGVPRDLFEAARLDGASELRIARSIKIPFVRGALVLTGMLSIIQMLQIFNEPALFRNVTPQTVSDSFTPIMIIYNQAFNAGNYHYAAALSVLLALILGVASFLFYRFTSKETD, translated from the coding sequence ATGATTCGCTCTCTGCGCTGGAAGGGTGCCGCCTTCACGGTGCCCTTCCAGCTCGGCTTCGTCTTCCTGTACCTGCTGCCGATCGGGTACGCCGTCTACCAGTCGCTGTACCGGTCGCAGTCCTCCGGGCTGGGGCTCGGTGGCACGACCGATGAGTTCTCCGGTCTGGACAACTACCAACAGGGGCTGACCGACTCGGCGTTCATGGGCTCCGTGCTGCGGGTGGTGCTGTTCGCCTGCGTGCAGATCCCGATCATGCTGCTGGTCAGTCTCGTCCTCGCCCTGTTCCTGGACGCGCTCAGCTCCCGGATGGCCGGGCGGTTCCGGATTCTGCTGCTGGTGCCGTACATGATCCCCGGTGTGGTCGCCGCGATCGTGTGGCTGAACCTCTACAGCCCGGACGTGGGCCCGCTCACCCCGCTCGGCGAGATCTTCGGGTTCTCCTGGAACTTCTTCGCGCCCTCGATGGTGTGGCCGTCCATCGGCAACCTGCTGACCTGGCACGGCATCGGCTACAACATGGTCATCATCTACTCGGCGCTCCAGGGCGTGCCCCGCGACCTGTTCGAGGCGGCGCGGCTCGACGGGGCCTCCGAGCTGCGGATCGCCCGCAGCATCAAGATCCCGTTCGTGCGGGGGGCGTTGGTGCTGACGGGGATGCTCTCCATCATCCAGATGCTCCAGATCTTCAACGAGCCCGCGCTCTTCCGGAACGTCACTCCGCAGACGGTCAGCGACTCCTTCACTCCGATCATGATCATCTACAACCAGGCGTTCAACGCCGGCAACTACCACTACGCGGCGGCCCTTTCGGTGCTGCTCGCCCTGATCCTCGGCGTCGCCTCCTTCCTGTTCTACCGGTTCACCTCGAAGGAGACCGACTGA